TACATTCTCGTAAAACAGTCATTGAGGCTATCGCTCTTCATGAGTCTATCCGTTGCAGCCAATCAGGCAAGTAAAGCAGCATTTTGTGGCATTCATTAAGAAGCCTACATTTAACGCTTTGATAATCATCCTCATGATGAATCAGCTAAAGCGATCCAGCCCTGCACAGCTTTTGAAATGCTCTTGCGATAGTCACTCCACTGCCATGAAGCAGCTGATATCAATGCAGCTGCTCGCATAGCCTGGAGCTGGCTGCGATTGGTAAGAACGGAGTAAATCACATCTGCAATAGCTTCGCAGCTGCCAGCTTCGATGAGGAAACCATTCACACCTGTCGTTATCAGGTCAGCGGCACCGGCTCGATCAGTTGTTATTACTGGGAGGCCACATGAGAGGGCTTCATTGACCACCAACCCAAAGCCATCGCAAAGGGTGGGAAAGATCAGGGCATCAGCCTTTGCCATGTACTCAAGGAGTTCAGACCGGGGGATGCTGCCACAGAAGCGCAGCGATTTCGGCGCACGATCCAGCATGGCTTGGGGCAGAGCCTGGGCGCCATAGACCTCCACCACTAGGTGATCAGCCGAAGCGGCAAGCGCCACTAATGCTTCCACCAGCAGATGGGCTCCCTTTCGGATTGAGAAGGTGCCTGCCCAAACCAGCCGCAGCGGGCCATCGGTTGGCCGCTCCACAGGCTGGGCGATCAGTGGGGGGGCTCCATAGGGCACTACGGCTACTGGCTTGTCAACCCAGCCGGCGGCCTGCCAGCTGTTAGCCGTAAAGCTGGAGTTGGCGATCACCAGATCGGAAAGCTCCCACTCCCGGTGCCGGCGTTCGGTGCGCTCCGCCTGACGTGCGGCGATGTGGCGGCGGTAGGGGGTGATCAGCTCAGGAAAGCGCTCATACTCGGGGGCGAGCAGCCGCTCAACGAAATCGTGCTCCGGCGAAGGCAGATCGTAGACGGTGCGAATCCCCAAGCGCTTGGCCTCTCTGAAGATCTGGAGCGATCCGTATTCATAGCCATAAATAAGTTCCAGGCCATCGCGCTGGAGTTCCTCCAGCTGGCCCGCCACCCAGGCTTCGAAGCCATCGCGCGCCCAGTGGAAGATCCGATCGCCCAGCACTGGATCCCCCAGCAACCGCACCTGGGCCATGCGTAGCAGCTCGCGGCGGCCATGGCTGCGCACGCGCTCGACCGGCACCTCCGTTACCGCGCGGCGGGCGAGATCCCGGCCCAGATCCACGCCCACGGCGCCAGCCAGGCCCGTGGCCAGGCGCTGCCAGGGGGCTTCAGGCTGATCCACCAGCGTGCAGAAGAAGGCAGCCAGGGCGCCGCGCTCATCAAAAGCCCGCGCCACCTGCTGGGTAAAAGGCGCCGGGTTCAGGTGGGCGACGGCGGCCTTCACGGCTGGCCTCGCTGGGCCATCGCCACACCATTCAGCATCTGGCCGTAGACATCCAGATACCCCTGGGCCACCGCTTCGGCTGAGTAAAACTGCTCCACCCGCTCACGGCTGGCCTGGCGGTGGCGGGGCTCCAGCTGGCCAACCGCCTCGGAGAGGGCCTCCACGCCCTCCAGCACGAAACCGCAGACGCCGTGCTCCACCACCTCGGGCACCGACCCACGGGGGAAACCGAGCACCGGCGTGCCGCAGGCCATCGCCTCGGCCATCACGATGCCGAAGGGTTCATCCCAGAGGATCGGCATCAGCAATGCCCGAGCGGAGCCCAGGAGCTGGGCCTTCTGGACGTCGTCAACGGGGCCGATGTAGGTGATCTGGCTGTCGAGTTGCGGGGCGATCGTGGCTTCGAACCAACCCTGGTGCTCAGCCGGCACATTGCCAGCTAGCACCAATGGCAGGCCGGCGCGCCTGGCCACCTCGATCGCAAGGTGGGGCCCCTTGATCGCCTCCATACGGCCTAGGAACACCAACGGCGCCTTGGGGCCGGGATCGGCAACAAAGGGATAGGTGGCAAGCTCCACGCCGTTGGGCACCAGATGCCAGCGGCCGATGTCGGCCACCGGCTGCAGCATCCAGAGGCTGATGGCGGTGAGGGTCAGTGTGCCGTGGGAGAGCCGATGGGCCAGCTGCACCGGGCGGCGGCTGATCGGCCGCTGGTAGCTCATCAGCTTGGGAATCGGCAGGGGCAGCAGTGGCAGCAGGTAGGCGATACGCGAAAAGGAATGCACCAGATCAAAACGGCCCCGCAGCACAGCCGCCGCAAGGGTGGAGGCATTGAGCAGGGTGTCTGCGCGGGAACGGCTGGAACGCCCCGGCCAGGGCACCAGCTCGGCGGCGGTGTGCGAATCGGGATGGGCGAACAGGGTGACTGCATGGCCCCGATGGGTGAGTTCGCGGGCCAACAGATCGATGATGCGCTCGATGCCGCCATAGAGCCGGGGCGGCACCGGCAGCTCAGGATCAGCGGTGAGGGCGATGCGCATTACCACCGATGAAACCTATACTTACTAGCCAAGTTATAGCGGGCTGCTCTAGAGAGAAATGAAATTGACTCATGCGTGAAGTGCCTGCCAAGTGATGACCTAAATCTCAATGGATGAATAAGGTCTTGAGATCTCTACAATTTTCTCCCACCAGTCAGAATCAACCTTACCATTATACTTGGCTCGTCGAAGCAGCCTCACGAGAGAATCGGTTGTCCTGTCCCAAAGCTCGAATTCAACCTGCGCCGCATACTCTTGAGCAACACTTGAACATAGATCAACTTGGTCATACATACAAGAGTTGATTGAGCCTTTCCAGTAGTACTGGCTGCTTTGTTTATGACCATTTCGGAACATGCGCTCCGAGACTCGAAAAGGTATTTGCGAGCTACTCTCAAGTTTACTGGAATCTTTCGAGTAAAGATAAAGCTGCTCAGCCGTTACATCGACAATCCAATGATGATGCTGATAACCAACAATTTTACTCATCCGGTCTGAGATGCCGATTGTTTGCTCTGCAAGGCGAGAAGGGCATTCAATAACTCCCGCTTTTCCGACCCTGGTCATTTCATTGAGCACCGGCCTGGGGTTGATCAGATCCTCAATTGTATGGCCACACAAAACCAGGTCAAAGAAGTCATCCTCAAATGGCATACGAAAATTTGGATCCAAGAAATTGGCTTGGAACCATGTTTCTTTTGAAAAGTTTTCATCAGCTTGCTGTTCAGCACACAGCCTTGCACCCCTAGTCTCCCACGGCATTAAGTCTATAACATGAGAAGCTATTGATGCTGGCTTAAACCATCCCCCAACGTCTAATATTCTTTTGGATTCGGCAATAATAGAATCAGGAAGCTTCATTGGAAGCGGTACTTAGAGGTGAACTTCTGTAGACGTCGGGCTGCTTTCCAGCCGAACAGGCGCCGGACATGCTGGAACCATGGGCCGCCAGGCGGGGGCAAATGACTGCCGCCCAGCTTGGCTATCTGTATGCTCATGGCGGCACGCAGGCCGGGATACTCCGGATAGAAGGTGTATAAAAAGTTCTGCATAACGTTTGCGCACGACAATCTGGCTTCGACATCAGAACGGCGGATGAGCAGGTGGCCAGTTCCCCTGAGAATCGAGTTGAAGGCAGATTCAGCGGCAACCTGAGTTTTGCAGGATGAGAGGCTGCCGGGAATGCCCGAGCGGTAGTAGAGGCAAGCACTAGGAGTGAAGCGCACCTCCTCGGCATGACAGAGCACACGGGCAAAGAATTCAAAATCATCGATCAACGAGAGCGATTCATCCCAACCGCCCGCCAGCTCGAGCAGGGTTCTCGGGATCAAAAACATGCCGGGCTGGGTCATCGGCTGGGCATCACGCCAAGCTTCCACCAACCAATCCGTAGCCTGCATGTCACGCCATACGCTTTGGGGATTGGGCTGAAAGCTGGCAGGGTCGTCGCGAAAAAAGCGCCCCCAGCTCGCCATGGCCACCGCATCGCTACGGCCAGCCAGGCGATTCAGCAGGGCCTCGAGCGCTGAGGGCGACAAGAGATCATCGGCATCAAAAAAGATGATGTAGCTGCCCTGGGAAGCGGCAAAGGCAACATTGCGGGCGCGGGCGGCTGAGCCGTAGCGGCCTGAAAGAATCCGCAGACGCGGATCACTGAACAAACGGATCCGCGCCAGGCTGTGATCGGTGGAACCATCATTGACCACGATCAACTCCAACTGCCTCCAGCTCTGCTGCAGCACCGAATCAATCGCTGCCGCCACATAGGGCCCTGCGTTGCGGCAGGGCATGCAGACAGACACCAGGGTGTTCTGATGAACCATCAGCGGCTCGCCAACCTCCAAGCCTCCCGGAAGTACCAGGGCTTGCTATCAGCCACGTAGTGCTGCAGCACCCCCAGCCGCGCCAGGGTCTGGGGGCGGCTGGGGAAGGTGATGTACTGCTCCCGAGGCAGCACGTTGGGGGAAAGCCGGGCCGCCAGCATCGCCACCAGGGCCTGCTCCAGGTAGTAGCTGGTGCCTTCGCATTCCCTAAGGGTGTGGCACCAGCTCTCCAGCTCATCCCAGTCCAGCGTCTCGCTGGAGAGCCCGCAAACCCCCACATTCAGCAGTGGTGGAATCGGCACCCCCGCCAGCTCCCGCATCAGCTCTGGCGAATAGCCGTAGGCCTCCTCGCAATCCACCATCAGGCACGGCTGCACCGGTTCCCCGGCCGCCGCTGACGTCAACGTCCCATCCCACCAGCTGAGCAAAGCGTTTGGCCGGGCGAAAAAGAGCATGTCTGAATCGAGCAAAAGCTTTGGGCCGCTGCTGCCCAGATGAATGGCGGTGAGCTTGTGCAGGTTGATGTAGTCGTGCCAGCGGGCGTGCAGGGTGGGGTAGCGAGGCTCCGGCAACAGATGCTGGAACTGCTCGCTACTGGTGTGCCGCCAGATGGTCTTGCCAAGGGTAAACAAGCGCCGCAGCGCCTGCTCCTGGGCAATGCTGAGGCTGCCGTCATCGGCCAGGTTGAGCACCAGCCGGCGGCCGCTCCAGCGGGCGAGGGTCCAGGCGCAGAACGCCGTCTGGTACCAGAAGCGCGCCCCGGTGAGGTACCACACCTCCAGAGGGGGAGCCCCCGGATCCGTGGCCACCAAGGGCGGCAGCCGATGGGCCGCCGTCTCCATGCGTGCCTGCCAGGCACCGAGGCGCAGGTAGGCGTGGGGGCCCCAACGGCGCAGACGGCGCAGTTCGTCCTTGGGCTTGCGGTAGAGGGCCGTTTTGAGGTCGCTCAGCAAGGTGCGTGCGCTCACCGTTCAGCGCCTGAGCAACGAAGCCCTGCCCTCGTACTGGCCGATGGCTGACTGCCAACGCAGGCGTTCCCTGGGGCCGCTCCAGACCCTGTAGCTGAACCAGGCCTTCAGAGCCCGAAGGGGAATCGACCAGCCTGGAATGGCGCTCCAGGGCCGTAGACCGTGGAGATCGAGCACCCGAATGAAATCACGGTAGGCCGCTCGAGAAATGGCCTCCAGATACCCAGGATCGACACGACCAGCAGCCATCAGGTGGGTCAGCGAGAGGGAAGGGACATAGCCAACGGACCAGCCGCTCTCCAGCACGTGCAACACCAGATCGCAATCTCCTGCAGAACTCAGCGAATTGCCGCGACGATCCGTCACGGGTGACTCCAACGCCGTGGCCAACCAGCTGTCAACAGCCGACCTGCGTAATGCCATCCCCGCACCGATGGGTGCAAACGGTGGATAAGCCGGTTGGCGTGCATAGTGGCTGCCGTCCATGATTTGTTCCTCGTTCCCCAGATCCCGACATCCCAGGGGAGCCGCCCCCTCCTCAAACCATGGAGGTGGTGACACTTCATAGGCAGGCAGGGCCTTCCCTCCAGCGGCCCCCAGCTTCGGACAACGATCAAAGGCACGGCACACCTCCTCGAGATAGGAGGGATCAAGCACGTTGTCGTCATCCACAAGAACGATCAACCCTGCAGAAGCTTCTGAGATGCCCCGCCAACGGGCAGTGGTGAGTCCAAGCCGTGGTTCGCGGATGAGTTTCAAAAAGGGCTGGTCGTTCGCCTGATCCGCTGACAGCTCGATGGGTGTTGAAGAGGCATTATCAACAATCACCAGTTCCCACTGCTCCAGCGGCAACGTTTGCTGGCGGAGTGCCTTGAGGACCTGCCCAAAGCGGAGGGGATGGGGATTATGGGTCGGGATGACGACCGATACCGCCAGGGGCTTCATCGCCATGGCCCCGATGCATCAACGACAGCACCAGGGCGATAACGGACCACACGAGCAGGCACACCAACAGCGATGGCGTGGGCAGGTAAGTCATGGGTTACGACGGCTCCTGCGCCGACAATGGCACCTGTGTGAATGTGCACCCCCCCCAACACCGTGACACCCGCTCCTAGCCAAACATCATCGCCGATCACAGTGGGTTGCAGCACATCTGGCTGAGATCGGATGGACACGCCTATGGGAGGGATGGTGTGATTGGAAGAAAGAACTCGGGAATGCATGGAGATCAGGCAGTTTCGACCAATCTGTACACCACCGTGACCATAAATCACCACGTAGGGGCCAACAAAGGTGTTTTCTTTCAATTCGATGCTGCCTCCCCACGTCTCCAATCTTGCGCCATCCTGGATGTCGCACCCTCTGCCCACACGGATGGATCCTGTCTTGGAGTCTTGGCGCGTTCGCAGCACCACCCAGCGTCCAATCCGAACATCAGAATCAAAGGAGGCCTGCGGGTAACGCAGCTGGAGAATCCTGGAATCCATTCGCTTGCGAAGAGCAAATAGCCAATTTCGAAAGCGTAAAATCACTTCTGAACTTTGAAGTATTGCCCCAGCGTCTGCCGCAGCCACTGCTGCAGCATGATGGCCAAGGGGGGTGGCAGAAAAGCCATAAGGCGGCGGACCAATGCTCGGTTTGATTTGGGTTGAATGGGGTGAGCACGGTGGGCCAACTGGAACGCTTCCAAGGCCTCGCCATAGCGGCGCTCCCCAAGAAGCAAATTGCCGATGGCCAAAAACTCATTGGCCATGGCCGCAGGTTCAATCGGCAGTTGCTGCTGGGCGTAACGCTTTAGAAACGCAAGGCGGCAACGGTGACAGTACAAATGATTGGAAGAGGCACCACGATCATGGCGAATTGCCGTCGTCAGAACATCATCCATAACAGCTATCCGAGCTCCATGCGCGACCAATCGAAGATGAAGGTCGCCATCCTCCCAGCAACGACAAGAAGAATCGAAACCACCAACGGCGCGAAACTTATCAATACGCACAATAGAACAGCAGGTGGGAATGGGTGAAGTCAAGGTATAGAGCAAGGGGTCTTCGGCAATATCCTCCAGACTGAACGACCATTCGCTGAGGAGAGCATCACTGCGTTCATCGACCCAGCTGGCACCAATCAAGAGAACATCTACAGAAGTACAGAGATAGCTTTGACTCTTACGCAAGACGGCAGCCGACAGTACATCATCCGCATCAAGAAAATGAACCCATTCACCACTCAGTCGCTCAACGCCATAGTTGCGTGCCCCGCCAGGGCCCAAATTGCGTGGGGTTTGGATGATTGGAAGCCCAAGGGCCACCGCCTTTTGATGGCTATCGTCGGTGCTGCAGTCATCAACCAGAAGGATCTCACCGGCAAAAGGAGAAATGTGGGCAATAGTTTCCGCCAAACGCGACAGGTACCGGGACGCATTAAAAC
Above is a genomic segment from Cyanobium sp. ATX 6F1 containing:
- a CDS encoding glycosyltransferase family 4 protein, which encodes MRIALTADPELPVPPRLYGGIERIIDLLARELTHRGHAVTLFAHPDSHTAAELVPWPGRSSRSRADTLLNASTLAAAVLRGRFDLVHSFSRIAYLLPLLPLPIPKLMSYQRPISRRPVQLAHRLSHGTLTLTAISLWMLQPVADIGRWHLVPNGVELATYPFVADPGPKAPLVFLGRMEAIKGPHLAIEVARRAGLPLVLAGNVPAEHQGWFEATIAPQLDSQITYIGPVDDVQKAQLLGSARALLMPILWDEPFGIVMAEAMACGTPVLGFPRGSVPEVVEHGVCGFVLEGVEALSEAVGQLEPRHRQASRERVEQFYSAEAVAQGYLDVYGQMLNGVAMAQRGQP
- a CDS encoding acyltransferase, giving the protein MKENTFVGPYVVIYGHGGVQIGRNCLISMHSRVLSSNHTIPPIGVSIRSQPDVLQPTVIGDDVWLGAGVTVLGGVHIHTGAIVGAGAVVTHDLPAHAIAVGVPARVVRYRPGAVVDASGPWR
- a CDS encoding class I SAM-dependent methyltransferase, whose amino-acid sequence is MKLPDSIIAESKRILDVGGWFKPASIASHVIDLMPWETRGARLCAEQQADENFSKETWFQANFLDPNFRMPFEDDFFDLVLCGHTIEDLINPRPVLNEMTRVGKAGVIECPSRLAEQTIGISDRMSKIVGYQHHHWIVDVTAEQLYLYSKDSSKLESSSQIPFRVSERMFRNGHKQSSQYYWKGSINSCMYDQVDLCSSVAQEYAAQVEFELWDRTTDSLVRLLRRAKYNGKVDSDWWEKIVEISRPYSSIEI
- a CDS encoding glycosyltransferase family 4 protein is translated as MKAAVAHLNPAPFTQQVARAFDERGALAAFFCTLVDQPEAPWQRLATGLAGAVGVDLGRDLARRAVTEVPVERVRSHGRRELLRMAQVRLLGDPVLGDRIFHWARDGFEAWVAGQLEELQRDGLELIYGYEYGSLQIFREAKRLGIRTVYDLPSPEHDFVERLLAPEYERFPELITPYRRHIAARQAERTERRHREWELSDLVIANSSFTANSWQAAGWVDKPVAVVPYGAPPLIAQPVERPTDGPLRLVWAGTFSIRKGAHLLVEALVALAASADHLVVEVYGAQALPQAMLDRAPKSLRFCGSIPRSELLEYMAKADALIFPTLCDGFGLVVNEALSCGLPVITTDRAGAADLITTGVNGFLIEAGSCEAIADVIYSVLTNRSQLQAMRAAALISAASWQWSDYRKSISKAVQGWIALADSS
- a CDS encoding glycosyltransferase family 2 protein; this translates as MEVGEPLMVHQNTLVSVCMPCRNAGPYVAAAIDSVLQQSWRQLELIVVNDGSTDHSLARIRLFSDPRLRILSGRYGSAARARNVAFAASQGSYIIFFDADDLLSPSALEALLNRLAGRSDAVAMASWGRFFRDDPASFQPNPQSVWRDMQATDWLVEAWRDAQPMTQPGMFLIPRTLLELAGGWDESLSLIDDFEFFARVLCHAEEVRFTPSACLYYRSGIPGSLSSCKTQVAAESAFNSILRGTGHLLIRRSDVEARLSCANVMQNFLYTFYPEYPGLRAAMSIQIAKLGGSHLPPPGGPWFQHVRRLFGWKAARRLQKFTSKYRFQ
- a CDS encoding glycosyltransferase, whose amino-acid sequence is MAMKPLAVSVVIPTHNPHPLRFGQVLKALRQQTLPLEQWELVIVDNASSTPIELSADQANDQPFLKLIREPRLGLTTARWRGISEASAGLIVLVDDDNVLDPSYLEEVCRAFDRCPKLGAAGGKALPAYEVSPPPWFEEGAAPLGCRDLGNEEQIMDGSHYARQPAYPPFAPIGAGMALRRSAVDSWLATALESPVTDRRGNSLSSAGDCDLVLHVLESGWSVGYVPSLSLTHLMAAGRVDPGYLEAISRAAYRDFIRVLDLHGLRPWSAIPGWSIPLRALKAWFSYRVWSGPRERLRWQSAIGQYEGRASLLRR
- a CDS encoding glycosyltransferase family 2 protein, yielding MISIVIPCFNASRYLSRLAETIAHISPFAGEILLVDDCSTDDSHQKAVALGLPIIQTPRNLGPGGARNYGVERLSGEWVHFLDADDVLSAAVLRKSQSYLCTSVDVLLIGASWVDERSDALLSEWSFSLEDIAEDPLLYTLTSPIPTCCSIVRIDKFRAVGGFDSSCRCWEDGDLHLRLVAHGARIAVMDDVLTTAIRHDRGASSNHLYCHRCRLAFLKRYAQQQLPIEPAAMANEFLAIGNLLLGERRYGEALEAFQLAHRAHPIQPKSNRALVRRLMAFLPPPLAIMLQQWLRQTLGQYFKVQK